The Macaca nemestrina isolate mMacNem1 chromosome 9, mMacNem.hap1, whole genome shotgun sequence genome includes the window gACCATAGATAGAaagtatatttgtgtatgtgtatgtgggtaTGTGTGTCTAACAGCTTTAAAAGTGCATCTGGATTGCATTTTGAAAGGAGTTTAGCAGGTGTGTTGCAATCTGCAGATTATGTTGCAGAGTTTTAattggactttaaaaaaaattttgaacaattttagatttacaaaaaatgGGAAAGATCAGACACAGAATTCCCATATATCCCTCACCTTcttctattattaacattttacattactttggtacatttgttacaattaatgaaccaatcttgatatattattattaactaaagtccattcTATATTCAGATTCCCTTAGTTTTTGCCTAgtattctttttctgttcttggaTTAAAGGAATTTTTATTAGCATGTTCATTGAAATAGGAGACCTTTATATGATCATGTGAAGGTTAGGCTAGTTCTGAAGTCCCTTTCAGTTTCCAAGAGTCTATTTAAATGAGTACAACAGGCAAAGTTTGGACTTGTAAAGTTTATATTCTCCTGTTAcatgttggggaaaaaaattgtTACTTTATCTTATTGATAGTAATGGCTCATCAATTGTTTCTAAATTTTAGCATCATCAGTTTCAGAATGGGCAAGATGGATTTGGTTACTTCTCTTATTAAGTGTCATATGCTAAATTGCTGGTGAAAATATTCTGAAGTAAATTGCCTCCTTTGGGAATGATGTGGATCAACTATCCTACGTCAATAAGTTTTTTCCCCACTGAAAGTAATTTTGGAGTCCATACCTTCTGATGAATCTATTAATCATTCATACTTCCCCATGaagatttaaaatagtttttccttaAAAGTTCATTAGTTACTTACAAAAGTTGAACACATGCATACCCTATGACTCAGCAGTTCCATTTCTAGATTTATACAAAACAGAATTATATGTCTATATTCACCAAAAGACATGGACAGAAATGTTCATGGCAGGACTAATAGTCCAAACTGGAATTTTCCAAGTGCCCGTCAGCAGTAGAATAAGTATATAATTTGTGATATAACCACATAATGAGTATTAAACGGTGATCAGAACGAACAGGTTACAACTACATGTAAAAATGCATGGTTCTCACAAATAACAtgatgaatgaaagaagccagacactaacagtgcatgattccatttatataagttCAAAAGCAGGTAAAACTAATCAATAGTGTCAGAAGTCAGGAGATTGATTACCCTTGTTGGGGGTTTGGGGAAAGTGACAGAGGATATGAAGGGGGCTCCTGGAGTGCTAGTAATGTTCTGTCTTTTGGTTTAGGCATTGGTTACATGGGTGGGTTCATTTTGTGAAAAATTATCAAGTTTATACTTTTTCATTTGCATGTTATTCAGAAAGTATATACAAAAAGTATTAAAAGTATTAGCAGTTCTGGAAAAAACACAACATTTCACTGTTAACATTTACAGGATATACAGCGAACCAGTTGAACAAATGAACCTTTTGTCTTAGAATATATGCTGTCAGAATTATAGGATTATCGAGATACCATTATGTTACTGGAACCTTTACGGTCTTATTTGTATTATAAGAAGAATAAAGTAGCTGATGTTAATGGTCTCTTTTTATTGTAACCAGGTTTTTGAGATGCCCCAAAGGAGgacatcttttctttttggtctgtTTTGAGTCACCAAGTCAAAACGTTCATCTGTTCTTTCACTACAGTAAAGAATGTTCAGTGAAATAGCTGTGCCTTTGGAATATTCGTGTGTTCGTGAGTGCTGGTATGTGTTCCTTCCCACTGATTGTTACATCAGCGAGTGAGCTGCAGTCTtggttgtgtgtgtattttacatgTTCTTTTGGCTTTTAAGGTATCACTTAACATAACCAGAATATAGAATCTTCTTCCCAAACAAAGCCCTTTTTGTGACTTTTCTTATTGTCACTTTTGGTTTTTCCAGTGACTTGAAGATaaatcacctcaagcatttatcctttgtatttcaAACAATACAATTAtgttcttttagttattttaaaatgtacaattaaattattattgactatagtcaccctgttgtgctatcaaattctaggtcttactcattcttttaattattgtacccattaaccattgcCACTTCCCAATCATTTTTATTGATTGGTTagttgattgattgagatgggagtcttgccgtgttacacaggctggtcttgagctcctggcctcaagtgaccctcccacttcagcctcctgagtagctgggactgactacAGGTGCAAAATACTACACCtatctaattaaaattttttttttggagagacgaggtctcactaggttgcccagctggtcttgccctcctagcctcaagcaatcctcccactttggcctgggattacaggaatgaatcactgtgcctggccagtaattttttttttttaaggttttttggCTGTAAGTTTATTCAATGCAAAAGAATCTTCTCCAATTTTACTGAGGTGGCTGACCACATCCACGACCGAATCCACCTCTAAACTGGAATTCGGTTGCTGACCCAGCCCCAGCCTCGGCTTTCTTGTTGGCACCAGATGGCACAGCACTCTGTCTGTAGGTATCTCTGTCAGCTTCCCCTCTTGTGAGTCTCGCAGGTCGCTCACCCTGCAGACCTTTAGGCctaggcctgccagtctctggaCGGCTACAGCGTTGGGTGGCAGGCACAATCTCCGGGGGCAGATGAAGGTAATCACGGAGATACTGGATACCCTCATTGGTAAGGTACCAGTAGAAATGTCTCCAGGCAAACTGTTCCTTCACGTAGCCTCGGGACTTGAGAGACTGCATGGCCTTCATGACATGAAGGTTGGGCACATTCTTGTCTGCCAGCTCCGGGTGCTTAGGCATGTGGACATCCTTCTTGGCCACCATGACTCCCTCCTTAAAAAGGAGTTCATAAATGGCAATCTGGTTCTTCTTAGGCATCAACATCTTGGCGGCTGCAGGGTCTGGAGCTGGGGCTGGAAAAGGCCAGTAATGGTTTTGCTAACGAGTGACTGCTTACTAACTTTCAGGTAGTGTGACATACCATACgtatatgattttatttcatatattctgTGCACCAGTCCTATAAAGTAGGTACTATAATTTCTACTGCTGAAGAAATAAAGACAGGAAGGTCCTATGTAACTTGCCCAAGCTAGTAAGTAATGAAATTAGGAATTCAGGTATATGTCTCCATAGTTCCCAattgtaacctctgtctccccacGCTCCTGAATGCCATGAGTAGATTACTCCTTAATCACCAAGTGCATTCCCACCTTTGTCTTAGCCCTTTCACTTTGCAGATCCACTGCCTATTAGGCCCTTACTTGTTCCGTTTGTTCATTTCTCATCATCTCACTCTATCCATCCTTCAAGGCACAGCTCAAGTCCCATCTGTTCAGtgatttcttcctcctcctttccaaTTTATAGAATACTCCTTCGCCCTGCCACACATTTTATACTTTCATTGTGTTGAATCTATCTTTTTATATACGGATGCTTTAGTTTAAACTTCAGATTGTAACCTCCTTGAGGAAGGGGCTTGGATTACAGATTTTACTTGTGTTCTCTGCAGTGTCTTATAATAGATGttcaatacatgtatatgttGATCAGTTGAAATGATAATAGAACCCTTAATAACTGAAGATATGTAACGTGCATCTAAGACTCCTGGTTATTTGAGCTTCTTGAAGTACTTTATACATCCAACTAACAGTCTTAATTCAGAACCAGGAATGACATGTTTAGGTTAGAGTTAGATACTGATTTCTAGATAGGAAGCTTAGTAATTGTTGCTACATACTGATGCAAATCAGAATAGTTCTTTGTATCCAGAGCCTGAACAAAAGAGCCAGTGGTGAGACAGTGAGTTGATTACTTCTCACTGTTTCACCACTGGCTCTTTGGTTCAGGTTAACAATGTATCTCACCTAGATTATATTAACAGCTTTCTAATTAGTCTCCctgcttttgttctttcttacCTGTGGTCATAACTCAGCAGTGGGAATGGTGACGTCAGGCAGAAGGGAACTTATCCAGTAGCTTCTGATCTCACTCAGTAAAAGACAAGAGTTCTTCAAGGGGCCTACAGGTAGTGACGATAAACTGGCTCTCTGGAGGGGGAAAAGGttctgatttgtagcatttgcctgTTTTACTGGTAAAATTACTCCCACTCTGGCTGATTCAAAGTTCTAGAATGTACAGCAATCTGCTCTCCAGCCAGTATTGGCTTGAGCACATCACTGTTGAACATTTGGCTCCCTGTCTGACTCCCATCTGCTGCCACTTTCCCTCTTGCCCACTCCATTTTGTGATACTGACCTCCTTGCTATTCCTCAAACATGCTGAACATGCACTTCCTCATAGGATTTTTGCATTGCAGTTTTCTATCATTAGAATGCTTTTCTCCTGAATATATGCAGGTTTTCATATTTCTTATCCCTCTCAAGTCTCAAATCTTAATATTCTCAGTAAGGTCTTCCATGATCTCCCTAcatgaaatttttgttttattggttgTTCTGAGATGATTTTAATATACACTACAGTGTTTTTGTACTCGTCTAGTGCCTTGCTGTAGTGATGCATTACAGCTATTTCTAGGCAGTGTCATCTGTGGGTGGGGATAATGGTTATATTTGTTGTTGAAACTTAAAAAgaatcatttcattttgtttgaaacaaaaatatctgTGAAACATGTAAACAAATCAGTTTGGGTCTCTTATTGGTAATTGCAACTTGAATTACCATCCACTTAAGCTCGTTATGGGGAATACAACAATATTTATGGTTAAGTGTACATTTGGTAGTATATTGTTCTCACAGTAACATCATTGTGGGTTTGAAGATCTGTGCTAAGTTATGAAACAATGGAATTTATACActttatttaaagataaattgGGTTTATAAGGAATTCTtggtataaatattaaaatgtatcaaTTAGTATAACATACtgatttattataattaaaaaaaggtGTGGGCATCtgaatcccagctattcgggaggctgaggcaggagaatcacttgaacctgggaggcggagattgcagtgagcagagattgcgcctttgcactccagcgtgggcaacaagagcgacactccatcaaaaaaaaaaaaaaaagggtatatGACTTCTTATGAACTAGATGCCACCTTTTCCCCTTAATCtcagctgttttttttcttttctattttaccaAGGAACTTTAACCTTCCGCTTGACTTAATCTAGGCGTAGCCAACATTACAATGAGGTAACAAGATTGAGTTGTAGTTATtgccacttttttctttcttttttttttttttaacatttaactaTTTTTACAAGCAAAAGTCTAGTGTAACCAGAGTTGAAAACATGATAgctataattactttttaaaaattaatttttcaagaTTAATTTCGATAACCCATTTTTGGGGGGAGTTTGATTTATAAATCAAAGAAGAGAGTAGCTTGCACTGAAAGTTGCTACTTCTTCCTGTTAGATGATTAAGAAATAGAGACaaagtctgtttcttttttttatgagaccTTTTGTTACTTTCTTGGGtgacattttaactaaaatttgcattatttcttttctcaagacTATTGAACATGGGAGAAAAAGTCTCTTTTTCTTATCAAAGCTTAATTTCCTTTGTTCTGTTACTGTTAtgtttagaaaatgtttatttttggccaggcgcagtggctcacgcctgtaatcccagcactttgggaggccgaggcaggcagatcacgaggtcaggattgatcaagaccatcctggctaacatggtgaaaccccatctcaactaaagatacaaaagattagccggttgtggtggcgggcgcctgtagtcccagcaactcgggaggctgaggcaggagaatggtgtgaacctgggaggcggagtttgcagtgagccaagattgggccagtgtactccagcctggttgacagagtgagattccatcttaaaaaaaagaaaatgtttattttctagtcttttttttgcagttgagtttttaaaaattaccaaattgGTCAGAACAGAGATTAAATTAATaaacttagttttctgttcatatATATGATGCtatgattcttattttttctaacatattcagaatcactcatttttaaaaaatttctattttaaaagtactAAATATTTTGTCATAGAAAATTGAGATgtacagaaaaat containing:
- the LOC105466035 gene encoding small ribosomal subunit protein eS10-like, with product MLMPKKNQIAIYELLFKEGVMVAKKDVHMPKHPELADKNVPNLHVMKAMQSLKSRGYVKEQFAWRHFYWYLTNEGIQYLRDYLHLPPEIVPATQRCSRPETGRPRPKGLQGERPARLTRGEADRDTYRQSAVPSGANKKAEAGAGSATEFQFRGGFGRGCGQPPQ